AATAGCCGTTTGGACCACTCCAGGAATAAGTCGTTCCGCCTGTTGCCACCAAAGTCAAATCATCGTCCTGGCATACAACAAAGTTCCCTGTTATTTGAGCATCGGGTGCTGTATTCACCAATACCTCCACTTCATATTCTGAAGTACATCCATTTTCATTTGAAACAGTTACCGTATAAGTTCCTGACATAGAAGCCTCAGCGTTGGTAATCGTCACATTATCGGAGCTGGAACTGAAATCATTCGGTCCGACCCAGGTGTATGCGTTTCCACCGCTTGCGGAAAAGTTCAAAGTACCGCCTTCACAGACCTGTGTAACTCCGTCAACAGAAACAACAGGCAGGTCATAGATGGTTATTTCTATATTATCAACACCCGTACAACCGTTGGCATCCGTTACTGTAACGCTGTAAGTACCGGCTTCGGTTGTTGTGATGGTTTGAGTTGTCGCATTGCCTCCTAATGCATTCCATTGGTAAGAACTGTATTCCCCTGCGTCCAACTCAACACTTCCACCGTCACAGAAACTTGTCGCTCCGTCTGCGGTAATTTCAGGTGTGGGAAGGGGGTTAACAGTTACAGAAATTTCGGCAGTTGAGGTACAACCATTGATATCGGTTACCGTTACGGAATAAGTTCCTGCATCGCACACCTCTACCGTTTGACCGGTTGAACTGCCTGCATTTGCACTCCATAGATAGGAGGCAAAAAGTCCGGCATCTAAATAAATGCACTCATTTTCACACAAGGAAGTAGATCCGCTTGGATTGATAGACGCACTAAAACCGGGTATAACCGTAACTACAGCCGAACAAGTCGAGGTGTTGCCGCTTCCGTCTGTAACCGTGAGCGTTACGGTATTGCTGCCCTGATTGGCACAGGTGAAATCGGTCTGATCCAATAACAGGTCGAAATCGCAATTATCACTGCTGCCGTTGTTCACTTGTTCAGCGGAAAGGCTTCCCGTACCATTTTCGTCTAAGGTTACCGTTACGTCCTGACATCCTGCTACCGGTGGTTCGGTATCCACTACAGTTACCGTTGAAGTGCAGGAACTGCTGTTGCCGTTGTTGTCATAAACGGTAAGGGTTACGGTATTTTCACCCACATCCCCGCAGCCAAAACTATTGGGGCTTGCGCTTAAACTTGCAAGGCCACAGGCATCACTGCTGCCATCGTCTAAATCTTCTCCACTGACAGAGGCGCTGTTGTTGACATCTAAGTTGACGGTGAAGTTTTGGCATTGAGCATCAGGATCTGTATCATCATTGACTGTAACGGTTGCCGTACACTCTGAAGAGTTGCCGTTTACATCTGTAACTGTCAGCGTTACGGTATTTTCGCCTACATCTTCGCAATCAAAATCGGTTACATCTAAAGACATACCCGATATGCCGCAGTTGTCAGTACTGTCATCATTGATGTCTCCGGCACTAATGCTCACATTGCCGGATTCGTTTAAGTCCACACTAATATCCTGACAGGATGCCGCAGGTGCTTCATTGTCATAAACCACAACGCTTGCGTTACAAGTAGAAGAATTGCCATTGCCATCGTGTACGGTTAGCGTAACCGTATGACTGCTGCCAACATCTTCGCAGGATAAGGTGGCAGGAGAAACCGAGTCATAATAGAGGTAGCCGCAATTGTCAAAGCCATACCAAATTACCTCAACCGGGTTAATCGTTGCCGTTGAGCCGCTGAGGTTAACCGAAACCTCGCCGGGCTGACAGGCGACTGTCGGAGGCGATACATCTTGTACGGTTACCGTAAAACTACAGATGGCGTGTTGTTGCTGTCATCGGTTGCCAAATAGGTTATGGTACTGCTGCCAAATGGGAAGTATTGACCGCTTTCAGAGCCTTCTATTTGTATCATATTTGACGAACAGTTGTCGCTTGCGTTGGGCAATATCCAGGTCGCTATTGCTATACAATTTTCATCGGCATTGACCAATATGTTTTCAGGACAAGAGCCAAAGATTGGTGGAGCGGTATCGCTTACAGTTACGGTTGCCGAACAGGAGGCAGTGTTGCCATTGCCGTCGTTGACCGTTAAAACTACGGTGTTGGTGCCTGTTTCGGCACAGGTAAACGTGTTGGGGCTGACTGATTCCAAAATCACCGTACCGCAGTCATCGGATCCAAAATCATATACATCGGCAGGGGTAACAGTAACCGATGCTCCGACGAGATTGACGTTTATGTTTTTACAGGATACAGAAGGAGGGGTGTTGTCAATGACCATCACTGTAGAGGAACAGGTGGCTGTATTGCCATTGACATCCATTACGGTCAAAACAACCGTATTGGAACCCACATCGTTGCAATCAAAACTATTGGGGCTGACTGACTGCAGATTGACTGTGCCGCAGTTATCGCTGCCCGAACCATAAACATCTGTTGTTGTGATTGAGGCGGAATTACCGGACAAATAAACCTGATGATTTTTACACACCACAGACGGCGGCGAATTATCAGCAACGGTTAATGTGGTCTGACATGTCGAGGTATTGTTGTAGATATCGGTAACTGTTAACACTACGGTTTGCGGAAAACCGACATGCGCACAGTTAAAGTTGGTGGGAGAGACCTGTATAGATTGCAAACCACAGTCTGCGGTGCTGCCGTTATCAACTTGTGAGGGGGTTAAAGTAGCGGTTCCCGAACCATTTAATATAACTGAAGGGATGGATGGCAGATGGCTTGCGGGGCATCGCAACAGTAGCCGTTGTTATCGTTGACTGTAACAGTTGCCGAACAGGTAGCGGTGTTTCCTGCCGCATCGTTTACCTGAAGGGTTACCGTAAAGGTGCCTCCGATATGGGTACAATTATAATTTGTTGTTCCAGACAGGGAAGTGCCTGTTATTCCGCAATTATCCACACTGCCGTTATTTATTTGTGAAGCAGACACGGAGGCGATACCGCCGGGTCCCAATGAAACGGTTGCGTTTTGACAGTTGGCACTTGGGGCTTGTGTATCATTGACCACCACATTAAAACTACACTGTGCAGTTTGACCATTACCCGCTTGAACCAGGAAGGTGTTGGTGGTAGAGCCTATAGTTATCTGTTCCCGTTGGGGTGATGAAATTTACTGTAGCAGCACACTGCCCCGCCATATTGCCAACGGTAACCGTGGATGGGCAGTTAATGGTGGGAGGTGTTGTATCGCCATAAGTAACAGTTACAGGAGTTCTGGAAGAAGGACAAGATGTCCCTCCTGACCATGAGATAATGATCTGTCCATTGCCGCTTTGGAAGCCTTTGTGTATGCGTGGTTCCGGAACCATTAGAATAGCTCGATCCGCCACCGCCGCCGTTCCATGATCCGCCGCCGCCGCCATAATATCCGCCGCCACCGCCACCGCCGCCGGTAGATACGCCGCCATTTCCACCATTACCCGATGTTCCGGGTGTGCCAGAGGTATAACCTGGATATGCACCTCCCGGTCCGCCGGAAGATTGAGTTCCGCCGCCACCACCGGAAGATCCGCAACCGGCAACTGCCGTAGCACCTGTCAAACCACCTCCGGCAGCACCAGGCTCACCACATCCGTTATAAGCCCCGCCGCCGCCGCCGCCGGCCACGACTATTCTGTTAGCAAGTGCAGTGCCACCGGAACGGATATCTGATGCACCACCACCACCGCCTATATTTGAAGCATAAGCTCCCGATCCGCTACCACCTCCGTTATATCCGGGAGTTCCTGTATTATAACTGCCTCCCTGACCACCGACATAGATATTAATGACAGATCCGGGAGTTACTGAAACGGTAGTTTGTATTCTTCCCCCTAATCCTCCGGCACCCGAAGTTCCGGTTCCCCCTGAGCACCTCTTGCATCCACCTGAATTGAGGTTACTCCTAAAGGGACTGTAAATGTCTGTGAAGTTCCCGTATAATTAAAAGTTTGTGAACCCGGCGGAATTGATTGAGCTGCCTCTGCATAATAAGTGGTGGTCATTACAGGGTTAACTGGAAAATTTGCTCCGCTTGCACTGGTACCGATTGGTGTTCCACCTGTTGATTGTGTGTACCAGAAGATGGTGTTTCCAGGAGATGTAGCGTTTAACTGAACGGTTGTCGGTGTACATACCGTTGCAGGACTTGCCGTTACACTTGTAGGTGCTGAGGTTGGAGGAATCACAGTAACTGTAACCTGACTGGTTGCCGTGCAAGCGCCTTCTGTTACCGTAAGTGTATATGTAGTTGTTGTAGAAGGAGAAGCAGTGGGGTTGGAAATATTAGGATTGTTCAAACTGCCGGAGGGCGACCAGGAATAGGTGGGCGAACTTCCCGAAGAACTTCCGGTTAAAACTGTATTTTCACCACTACATATACTTGTATTTAAACCTGCATTTGCTGTTAAGGTACAACCGCCACCGACGCAAGTCGAACGGCAATTGGCACAAGCGGAGTTAATTGATGCAGCAGATGCGCAGATGCTATCCCAAAAACTGGTACAACAATACGAATCCGCCGCACATATTGAAGATTGACAAGTAAGGTCAAGAGAGTATCCCGGACCTGGTTGAGCCTGATCGCAGTAGGGAGGACCTACACACCCCGCCGCCGCCGCCGCCGCCGCCACCGGAAGAGCAGCTGTTTGTAATGCTTTGAGAACTTGGTGGGTTGCTTCCAATTGTTGAACCATATATTTGTGTGCCTCCCCCGGAAGCACCATTATAAACCCGATAGTAATTTTCATACGCCCAACTGCCGGCAAAATAATTAACCACAATTGTTTGTCCTGAACTTACGGTAAAGTTATAACAGGCAGGACCTAAACCTGATCCTAAGGTAGTGCCGGATAATACCGTACTTCCGTTTACGACAACGTTAACATACCCGCCATTCCATCCATCCCCGTAAGTATCAGATAAACAAATGGAATAAGTACATCCTCCTCCTCCTCCGCCGCCGCCACCGGAGCTACAACTGTTTGTAATGCTTTGAGAACTTGGCGGGTTGCTTCCAATAGTTGAACTATATATTTGTGTGCCTCCCCCGGAAGCACCATTATAAACCCGATAGTAATTTTCATACGCCCAACTGCCGGCAAAATAATTAACCACAATTGTTTGTCCTGAACTTACGGTAAAGTTATAACAGGCAGGACCTAAACCTGATCCTAAGGTAGTGCCGGATAATACCGTACTTCCGTTTACGACAACGTTAACATACCCGCCATTCCACCCATCCCGTAAGTATCAGATAAGCAAATGGAATAGGTACATTGCGCTTGTACATCTCTTGCCAAAAAATTGAAAAAACAAAAAAACGCAAAAACATAAAATTTACTTCGCATAACTGTAGAACTCTTTTTCGGTTGAAAAATTCAGATTTATAATGAAGGTTTTAATGATGAAGGAATGAAGATTTTGAAAAACGATCTCCAACTATCTTTTTGTAAAACAGCTATAAACATTGTCTTTTTTTAAATAGCGGCGAAATATATGAAAAGCACAGCAAAAATATCCTATTTTTTCGCTGTATTTTTTGATTCTTTCTGACAAAATTGTTTGGGTATTAAATACTATTCTATAAAATCAGGTTGTGATTAGAAACTCGACAACATAGAAGTCAATTAAATGAAAGATGATTTCAACGGGACTTCATCCCGAACGGACAAGAGCAAACCCTTATAAAAATAACCACGAAGAAGTTGATTAAAACCTAAAAGAAAATTCAACAACTTATACCAACTATGATTTAATATAGCACCACGTATGAATGGTTTAAGTCTCTAAATATTCCCATCCCTGGAGGGGTTGGGGGGTGTTTTTTTGACTATGTGGCGGTATTAGAGATTCGTTTCAGACCTACGAATGAATCACACCAATTTTAATTCTTTGTTGAATTCAAGATTCATTTTTGAAGCACTGATTTACACGATATTTAGTTCTTGCAAAAACGCTTAGGCGCAAAGGGCTGATTTTTTAAGTATTCATCATTCACAATTGACAATTTTCCATTCTCCGTTTAACAAAAACCCCTGCACCCGGAATTATCCAAAGTGCAGGGGGATTTTTCAATAATCAATTGTTAATCGTCAATTACCTCACCACCATCAACTTAATTTGCTGAGTAGTTCCATCGGCCTCCTAAGCATGGCGTAGTAAGTGCCTGAAGGCAGTTCAGTGGCATCAAACACAAACTCGTAGGGGTTTCTTCCTGGTCATACCATCAAACAAGACCGCAACTTCCCTGCCATCAACGGCAAATACAGATAAGTACATCTGCTCGGCTTTTAGGGCAGTAAAGGTAATCGTTGTCTGATTATTGGTCGGATTGGGATAGGCAAACAAGGTTTCAAAGGCTATTGCATCCTCGCCGTTTTTGCAGGCAGTAACCGTTACAACCACACTTGCCGTAGCTTTACACCCGCCGCTTCCGGTTACGGTTACGGTATAGGTGCCCGACATTGCTGTTGTTGCTCCGGTTCTCAACACACTATTACCTATACGGGTATATCCGCCCGGACCGCTCCAGTTGTAGGAATTACCACCGGATGCCAGCAAGGAAATCGTACCTCCCACACAGACATTCAGATTACCCGTGATGACTGCGTTGGGGGCTGAGATAATTGAGGCATTTCGGGTTGCAGTGGCAATACAACCGGTATTTAGTGTTACGGTTACTTTATATTGACCGGCTACGGGTGGTGCGCTGATAGCGGCAGTTGAGGCTGTAAACCCTCCCGGGCCTGTCCAGCTATATGCCGTTCCGACAGTAGTGGCGGTAAAGATGACATTGGCATTTGAGCAGAAGCTTGTGGTTGAGGTTGTGGGGGTAACGGCCGCAGTTGTCGGGGCACTGACCGACACGCTCCGGGCTGCCGAAGCTGTACAGCCTCCGGTATTAGTTACGGTTACTTTGTATTGACCTGCCATCGTAGAATTCGCGTTCGTTCTTATCAGCGAAGGACCGCCGGTGGCAGTGAAACCATTCGGACCGGTCCATGAATAGGCTGCTGCTCCGGCAGGAGCGTTAATGGTGATGGTACCTCCTGAACAAATTGTGGAGGTTCCGCTAAGGGTGGCCGATGGATTGGTGTGGACGGTAACCAATATGTTCGCAGTTCCGGTACAGCCGGTTGAATTGCTCACGGTTACAGAATATACTCCCGACATCGTTGTATTGGCACCTGTTCGTAAAATGCTGTGTGCATTCGAACTATAACCGCCGGGGCGCTCCATACATAACTGTTTCCGCCCGAAGCAATCAGGTTGATAGTTCCGCCGATACATACATCCGTAGTTCCTGTAACGATAGCAGTGGTTGAATTAACTATAACCTCGCGGGTAGCCGAAGCAATACACCCGCCGGCGTTGGTGGCATACACGGTATAAATGCCCGACATCAAGGTCGTAACTCCTGTTCTTGTTAAAGAAGCGCCGGGGCTGATTAATCCATCGGGGCCATGCCATTCGTAAGATACTGCTCCGCTTGCTGAGGCCGTCAGGTAGATCGTGCCGTTGACACAGGCATTGGTGCTGCCGGAAATGCTGACACTAAAACCGGCTCCGGATACAGTAACCGTTGTAGATAAGACCACTACACAACCTCCTCCGTCTGAAACACTGACCGTATATTCACCCGCCATCGTTCCGTCTGCATCAGGTCTTACCAGATTTGCACCGCTTGAGGTAAATCCGTTCGGACCGCTCCATTCGTAAGATGTGCCCCCGGATGCCGTTAAGGTCAAAACATCGTCGAGACAGACAATGGTATTGCCGGTTATCATTGCTCCTTCAATGGTGCTGATCGTTACAGTTACCTCGTACTCGGAACTACATCCGTTTGCATCCGTTACGGTAACGGTATAAACACCGGATATATCTGCCTGAGCATTGCTGAAAGTTACCGTTGCCGAGTTTGAGGTGAAATCGTTCGGGCCGCTCCATACATAATCAAGCCCGCCGCTT
This is a stretch of genomic DNA from Sphingobacteriales bacterium. It encodes these proteins:
- a CDS encoding HYR domain-containing protein; protein product: MRCPASHLPSIPSVILNGSGTATLTPSQVDNGSTADCGLQSIQVSPTNFNCAHVGFPQTVVLTVTDIYNNTSTCQTTLTVADNSPPSVVCKNHQVYLSGNSASITTTDVYGSGSDNCGTVNLQSVSPNSFDCNDVGSNTVVLTVMDVNGNTATCSSTVMVIDNTPPSVSCKNINVNLVGASVTVTPADVYDFGSDDCGTVILESVSPNTFTCAETGTNTVVLTVNDGNGNTASCSATVTVSDTAPPIFGSCPENILVNADENCIAIATWILPNASDNCSSNMIQIEGSESGQYFPFGSSTITYLATDDSNNTPSVVLR
- a CDS encoding HYR domain-containing protein — encoded protein: MVVNDTQAPSANCQNATVSLGPGGIASVSASQINNGSVDNCGITGTSLSGTTNYNCTHIGGTFTVTLQVNDAAGNTATCSATVTVNDNNGYCCDAPQAICHPSLQLY